The Pseudanabaena sp. FACHB-2040 genome segment CCTCTGATAAATCAGCCAGTTCAGCCAGGGTAGGGGTCACATTCCAGGGGTAGGGCTGTAGCTCAGCCACATCGGTAGCCTGAGCAAACCGCAGGTTCCAGGGGCAAACATCCTGGCAGATATCGCACCCGGCCACCCAATTATTCAGCTTTTGGGCGATCGCATCCGGCAGCTTTTCGGCCCGGTTTTCAATCGTGTGATAGGCAATGCAGCGGTTGGCATCGACCACACCGGGCTGGCGAATGGCTTGGGTGGGGCAAGCCTCAAGGCAGCGAGTGCAGGTGCCGCAGTGGGCCGTGTGGGGCTGATCAGGCTCTAGTTCCAGGCTGGTCAGCACCTCCCCTAAAAAAACCCAAGAGCCATATTCACGGGTAATCAGGTTGCCGTTTTTAGCCACCCAGCCCAGGCCTGCCTGCTGAGCCCAAAACTTGTCCTGCACCGGCCCAGTATCGGCGTAGTGGCGCACTTGAATAGACGGGTCTTGGTCTTGCAGCCACTGGGCCAGCGCCTTGAGCCGCTTGTGCAGCACCCGATGGTAGTCTCGGCCCCAACCATAGCGGGCAATCTTGGCATACTGGCTGCCCTCAGGGCGATCCTGAGGCGTGTAGTAGTTGAGAGCCACACAGATTAGCGATCGCACCTGCGGCATCACCTGGCGAATGTCTTGCCGCTTGGGGTTGGTCATCCAGTCCATGTCGGCCTGGTATCCCTGCTGCAGCCAAGACTGTAGCCTAGCCTTGACCTGAGCTTCGGGAGCAGGTAGAGCAGTTTCTGACAGAGGCGGTACCGAGGCCACGCCTACCTTGTGAAATCCGAGTTGTAGCGCCTTTTGCTGCACCGCAGCGCGGGTAACTGACATAGTGCTCAAGAGATAGCTGACAAAGAAAAACTCTAAGCTTTCTGACAATTGTCATCTGTCTGTAGGTTGAGGCTCTAGATTAAAGTCAGGGAGCTGTAGCTCAAACAGACAGATTTTGGTATTCCAACGGAATCGGTAACTGGTGAAGCGATTTTTGAAGTTAGCCTGCCTCTTTAGTTTAATGTTGGGGGCCGTCCTCCTAGGATCTCGGGCCTTGGGCCAGCCGCCACTGACGCTGCCTACTGCTCCACCAACCGCGCTAGAGGTAGCTCAACCAAGCACGTCTCTATCCAAGGGCCTCAACAAAGACACAGAAATCCAGAGCGCCCCACCCACAGGAACCACTGACGAAAACTCTACTGAGGCACAGACCAACAGCCTCCGCCCCTTCAGTGAGGCAATAGAAGGGTTTACCCGGCTAGAGGGCTTGCTAACCCTCTATCAAAACCTCGACAGCAATCAACTGCTGCTGGCGCTGCGGCCTGAGCAGCTCAACCAAAATTTTCTCTTTCTAGCCACCCTGGAGTCGGGGCTGGGCGAGTGGGGGCTGTTTCGCGGCTGGGACATCGACGATTTTTTGCTGCAGTTTCGCCGAGTGCCGGGCAATAAGCTCCAGATAGTGGTGCCCAACCTCAATTTTCGCTCAGGACCGGGGTCAGGCCAGGAGCGCCGTCTACTGAATGAGTCCTTTAGCGATTCACCGATTGCGACCCTCAATATCGTCAGCATTGAGGACAAAAGCGGACTGCTGCTGGTAGATTTCGGAGCCTTTCTGCTCAACCGCGACCCGGCCGATCTGGTGGCCCAGTTTCCCTGGGTATTTGGCGGCTACAGCTTTAATACCGAAGCGTCTTACCTGGAGACAGCCCAGCCGTTTCCGCAAAATGTGGAGCTGGCTGCAGTCCTGAGCTTTTCTGGCGGCGGCAGCAGCAACCCGCTGTCGTTTTTGTTTTCGCCTAGCCTTGAGACTCTGGCCGATGCCCGAGGATTTAACCTGAGAATGCGCTACAGCTTCTCCCAACTGCCAGAAAATCCGCGCTATCAGCCCCGACTAGCTGACGAACGGGTGGGCTATTTCCTCACGGCCTTTCGCGCCCCAGCCCAGGCCCGTGCTCGCGAGTCCTTCACCCGCTACATCCACCGCTGGCACCTGGAAAAGCAAGACCCTACCGCCGCGCTATCACGGCCCCAGTCCCCAATTGTTTTTTGGATTGAAAATACGGTGCCGACGGAGTACCGACAGGCAATTCGAGAGGGTGTGCTGA includes the following:
- the queG gene encoding tRNA epoxyqueuosine(34) reductase QueG, which produces MSVTRAAVQQKALQLGFHKVGVASVPPLSETALPAPEAQVKARLQSWLQQGYQADMDWMTNPKRQDIRQVMPQVRSLICVALNYYTPQDRPEGSQYAKIARYGWGRDYHRVLHKRLKALAQWLQDQDPSIQVRHYADTGPVQDKFWAQQAGLGWVAKNGNLITREYGSWVFLGEVLTSLELEPDQPHTAHCGTCTRCLEACPTQAIRQPGVVDANRCIAYHTIENRAEKLPDAIAQKLNNWVAGCDICQDVCPWNLRFAQATDVAELQPYPWNVTPTLAELADLSEADWARRFPASALRRIKPFMWQRNAQAAQFPHSPAR